The Fibrobacter sp. UWR3 nucleotide sequence AGACCGTGACTCTACCAATTGAGCTATCGACCTAAGCGGATTTCCTTACTTGGATTCCTTGTGAACAGTATGCTTGCGGCAGAAGCGGCAGTACTTCTTGTATTCCACGCGGGAAGGGTGAAGACGCTTGTTCTTGTCGCAATCATAGTTGCGCTGATTGCATTCTGTGCATT carries:
- the rpmG gene encoding 50S ribosomal protein L33 — protein: MPRELIVLECTECNQRNYDCDKNKRLHPSRVEYKKYCRFCRKHTVHKESK